Proteins from one Flavobacterium branchiarum genomic window:
- a CDS encoding LacI family DNA-binding transcriptional regulator, with protein sequence MKRKITLKQIAKELDVSISTVSKSLRNSLEIGEDTRLKVQAFAKFYNYKPNNIALSLKNRKTKTIGIIIPEIVHHFFSTVINGVEQVANENGYSVIICLSDDSFDKEVLNMEMLANGSIDGFIMSLSKETQFKGDFHHITEVINQGMPVVMFDRVTNDILCDKVIIDDKSAAYGAVQNLIDKGRKKIALVTTVDYVSVGKLRTDGYTKALLDNDIPFNEDLIIKIEDVDTCEIIISQLLEDRAIDAVFAVNELFAVTIIKTASKMGLRVPEDLAVIAFTDGIISKYSTPTITTVSQSGNKMGNKAAKMLIDRLELETEEGEEEEENYKTEVIETHLIERESTD encoded by the coding sequence ATGAAACGCAAAATAACCCTTAAACAAATCGCTAAGGAGCTTGATGTATCTATTTCTACCGTATCAAAATCATTACGAAACAGCCTAGAAATAGGAGAAGACACTCGATTAAAAGTTCAGGCTTTTGCCAAATTCTACAATTACAAGCCCAACAATATAGCACTCAGTTTAAAGAATCGTAAAACCAAAACTATTGGTATTATAATTCCCGAAATTGTGCATCATTTTTTCTCAACTGTTATTAACGGAGTAGAGCAAGTTGCCAACGAAAACGGATACAGCGTTATCATATGTTTATCTGATGATTCATTTGATAAAGAAGTACTTAATATGGAAATGCTTGCCAACGGAAGTATCGATGGTTTCATCATGTCTCTATCTAAAGAAACTCAATTTAAAGGAGATTTTCACCATATAACCGAGGTCATAAATCAAGGAATGCCAGTTGTAATGTTTGATCGAGTTACCAATGACATTTTATGCGACAAAGTAATTATTGACGACAAATCGGCTGCTTATGGAGCGGTTCAGAATTTAATCGATAAAGGCCGTAAAAAAATAGCCTTAGTTACTACTGTCGATTATGTTAGCGTTGGAAAACTACGAACCGATGGATACACAAAAGCACTACTAGACAACGACATCCCTTTTAACGAAGATCTCATCATAAAGATTGAAGATGTAGATACTTGCGAAATTATCATTAGCCAATTATTAGAAGATCGTGCAATAGATGCTGTTTTTGCTGTTAATGAACTTTTTGCTGTAACTATAATAAAAACCGCTAGTAAAATGGGACTTAGAGTTCCTGAAGACTTAGCCGTTATAGCCTTTACAGACGGAATTATATCTAAATATTCGACTCCAACTATAACAACAGTAAGCCAAAGCGGCAACAAAATGGGAAATAAAGCAGCCAAAATGCTTATAGATCGCTTGGAATTAGAAACCGAAGAAGGCGAAGAGGAAGAAGAAAATTACAAAACAGAAGTTATCGAAACTCACCTTATAGAAAGAGAATCTACAGATTAA
- a CDS encoding SusC/RagA family TonB-linked outer membrane protein, which produces MKTIYKKLLFLFLLLPFSVLAQSTLEGVVLDKATGQPIPGVNINVQGSTNGTSTDFDGKFKLSNLKSGDKVVASYIGYVSSSISYNGQKLVNFSLEEDANQLKEVVVQVGYGSVKKKDATGAVSKVTASKLIQGALVDPIQALQGKAAGVTITKQGGDPNKGFDVKIRGAAGFAAGGSPLYVVDGVRGIDPTTISPEDIVSYDILKDAASTAIYGADGANGVVFITTKRGKEGKTSIEFNTYVAIDNVARKLDLLSAKEYRDYTSLNSKAFTDLGGNTDWQDEILRTGITNNYNFAIGGGSESSSYRASITHTNMEGIIGKSGKERTTGKLNVTQKSFNDKLVVDFGLSGTIENNDFVNYGDDGKSQVLFQAYQRRPTDPVYNPNGSLLEVGGVNSYFNPMHSVNNIQNQRDAKFINGNLGLDLEIAKGLNAKVILSYIREDWEKTYFEPYYRYVFVEGELPSSIYDGYGNREYNNKEQSMIEATLTYKKSFAGVHNLTLLGGYSYRSTGNDGFKAEGNNPISNIIGSDNLLNFENIQLGNITSFKSSRKDIGYFFRAMYDYDSKYYIAGIVRKDGSSVFGANNQWGYFPSVQVAWNVARENFIADNISALNNLKLRASWGISGNSNIPVDAKDLKVSPQATVDAAGNPITNFTYSNNGNPNLKWDKNTELNLGVDFGLFNDKVTGSFEYYNKTISNMLIANTNVPIETNFSNTTFINGGELENKGIEATLNINVIENKDFSWNTTFVYTQNKQHVNALGNAQYNYSYLDVNFITGPGLIGVSTQRMQKGYELGTFYGYEHAGFSSGKWLIKDNKGNTKYLSDATTDDKKVIGHALPKFEMGWSNYLKYKNWDMSLSFRAVYGNDIYNGTNQVFGSPTQIGTRNVNHEALALNDAGVKESASQSSSYFIEDGSFIKLDNVNIGYNFINPTFLKAASKIRFYASVNNVFTLTKYSGVDPEVNFSGGKDNKEIYFGTDQFNIYPKTRTITFGLNLIF; this is translated from the coding sequence ATGAAAACAATTTATAAAAAGTTGTTATTTTTATTCTTACTCCTTCCTTTTAGTGTTCTTGCTCAGAGCACATTAGAAGGAGTTGTTCTGGACAAAGCGACAGGGCAACCAATTCCAGGAGTAAATATAAATGTACAAGGTAGTACCAATGGTACTTCGACGGATTTTGATGGGAAATTTAAGCTATCTAATTTAAAGAGTGGTGATAAAGTTGTCGCTTCCTATATTGGTTATGTTAGTTCTTCTATCAGTTATAATGGGCAAAAATTAGTTAATTTCTCCTTAGAGGAAGATGCAAATCAACTTAAGGAAGTTGTAGTTCAAGTAGGTTATGGTTCTGTTAAGAAAAAAGATGCTACTGGTGCGGTTTCTAAAGTTACAGCCTCTAAATTAATTCAGGGAGCGCTTGTTGATCCTATTCAAGCTCTTCAAGGTAAAGCTGCTGGGGTTACTATTACCAAACAAGGAGGAGATCCAAATAAAGGATTTGATGTTAAGATTAGAGGTGCAGCTGGTTTCGCAGCTGGAGGAAGCCCTTTATATGTAGTTGATGGTGTGAGAGGAATTGATCCTACGACAATTTCTCCAGAAGATATCGTTTCTTATGATATTCTTAAAGATGCCGCTTCGACTGCTATCTATGGTGCAGATGGTGCAAATGGGGTAGTTTTTATTACAACTAAAAGAGGTAAAGAAGGTAAAACAAGTATTGAGTTTAATACTTATGTTGCTATTGACAATGTAGCAAGAAAATTAGATTTATTGTCTGCAAAAGAATATAGAGATTATACTTCATTAAATAGTAAAGCATTTACTGATTTGGGTGGAAACACAGATTGGCAAGATGAAATTTTAAGAACAGGTATAACTAATAATTACAATTTCGCTATTGGTGGTGGGTCTGAAAGTAGTTCTTATAGAGCTTCTATAACTCATACTAATATGGAGGGAATTATTGGTAAATCTGGAAAGGAAAGAACTACAGGAAAACTTAACGTTACTCAAAAAAGTTTTAATGACAAGTTAGTTGTTGATTTCGGATTGTCTGGAACTATTGAGAATAATGATTTTGTTAATTATGGGGATGATGGAAAAAGTCAAGTTCTTTTTCAAGCTTACCAAAGACGTCCTACCGATCCAGTATATAATCCAAACGGAAGTTTATTAGAAGTTGGAGGTGTAAATAGTTACTTCAATCCTATGCATTCGGTAAATAATATCCAAAACCAAAGAGATGCAAAATTTATAAATGGTAATCTTGGATTAGATTTAGAGATAGCAAAAGGGTTAAATGCTAAAGTTATTTTAAGTTATATTAGAGAAGATTGGGAGAAAACTTATTTTGAACCATATTACAGATATGTTTTTGTAGAGGGAGAACTTCCGTCGTCTATTTATGATGGTTATGGTAATAGAGAGTATAATAATAAAGAGCAATCTATGATTGAGGCTACTCTTACTTATAAAAAATCTTTTGCAGGAGTTCATAATTTAACTTTATTAGGGGGTTATTCATATAGATCAACTGGTAATGATGGCTTCAAAGCTGAAGGGAATAATCCTATTTCTAATATAATTGGGTCTGATAACTTACTGAATTTTGAAAATATTCAATTAGGAAATATTACTTCTTTTAAATCGTCACGTAAAGATATTGGTTACTTTTTTAGAGCTATGTATGATTATGATTCTAAATATTACATTGCAGGTATTGTTCGTAAAGATGGTTCTTCTGTTTTTGGTGCAAATAACCAATGGGGATATTTTCCATCAGTACAAGTTGCTTGGAATGTGGCAAGAGAAAATTTTATAGCAGATAATATTAGTGCATTAAATAATTTGAAACTTAGAGCGAGTTGGGGTATTTCTGGAAATAGTAACATTCCTGTAGATGCTAAAGATTTGAAAGTTTCGCCACAAGCAACAGTAGATGCTGCAGGAAATCCGATAACTAATTTTACCTATTCTAATAATGGTAACCCTAATTTGAAATGGGATAAAAATACAGAATTGAATTTAGGTGTTGATTTTGGATTGTTTAATGATAAAGTTACAGGGTCTTTTGAATACTATAATAAGACTATCAGTAACATGCTTATTGCAAATACGAATGTACCTATTGAAACCAATTTTTCTAATACAACTTTTATTAATGGTGGAGAGTTAGAAAATAAAGGTATTGAGGCTACTTTAAATATTAACGTAATTGAAAATAAAGATTTTAGTTGGAATACAACTTTTGTTTACACGCAAAATAAACAACATGTAAATGCATTGGGTAATGCTCAATATAACTACAGTTATTTAGATGTAAACTTTATAACAGGACCTGGTTTAATTGGTGTTTCAACACAAAGAATGCAGAAAGGTTATGAATTAGGTACTTTTTATGGTTACGAACATGCAGGTTTCTCTAGTGGAAAATGGCTTATTAAAGATAATAAAGGGAACACAAAATATCTAAGTGATGCAACTACAGATGACAAGAAAGTAATTGGACATGCATTGCCAAAGTTTGAAATGGGATGGAGTAATTATTTAAAATACAAAAACTGGGATATGTCTTTATCATTTAGAGCAGTTTATGGTAATGATATTTACAATGGTACTAATCAAGTTTTTGGTAGTCCAACTCAAATTGGAACAAGAAACGTGAACCATGAGGCACTGGCATTAAATGATGCAGGTGTTAAAGAAAGTGCATCTCAATCTTCGTCTTACTTTATAGAAGATGGTAGTTTTATTAAACTAGATAACGTTAATATCGGATATAATTTTATCAACCCTACATTTTTAAAAGCCGCTAGTAAAATTAGATTTTATGCTTCTGTAAATAATGTTTTTACATTAACGAAGTATAGTGGTGTCGATCCAGAGGTTAATTTTTCTGGAGGAAAAGACAACAAAGAAATTTATTTTGGAACAGATCAATTTAATATCTATCCAAAAACTAGAACTATAACATTTGGTTTAAACCTTATATTTTAA
- a CDS encoding SusE domain-containing protein → MKKLTFLFVGLLGFIMNSCSSEDANIVVFEPERITTIPVLEPLPAPAEYVNEEGVNDATEAGTFKWSPAVLEYNGAVSYFLEIALHGGNFSESVKIFEESVSTPSHAFTFLDLNKAVNKLNVLLVSKGKPAIAFGSLVDIDVRVSTVANISKNVAYSAVQVMKINAYEKIIYITPELYLVGAPQSYYGKSGWDEKNGLGLKYIGDLEAGTNVFEGFVKVNVGDGFKFTGDGKTWEHGNYGTASSVAAISGGQEFTLIDAGTSSDLKIAEIDGAGLYYVRVDLDAMKCKVIKMNWGIIGAATPGSWDGETPMAYKFSTNEWSYTATNITAGEMKFRSKNTSNFIHGSTEDWKFNVGDLYFVGDGGTGKNFTPKAGAKPTMIIGFDGTATVTGL, encoded by the coding sequence ATGAAAAAATTAACTTTTTTATTTGTAGGATTGCTAGGGTTCATTATGAATTCTTGTAGTAGTGAAGATGCAAATATCGTTGTTTTTGAACCTGAAAGAATTACTACAATACCTGTTTTAGAACCACTACCAGCACCTGCTGAATATGTGAATGAAGAAGGTGTTAATGATGCAACAGAAGCAGGTACATTTAAATGGTCACCAGCAGTTTTAGAATATAATGGTGCTGTATCATACTTTTTAGAAATTGCACTTCATGGTGGGAATTTTTCTGAGTCTGTAAAGATATTTGAAGAAAGTGTATCTACACCTTCTCATGCTTTTACTTTTTTAGATTTAAATAAGGCGGTCAATAAATTGAATGTTTTGTTAGTTTCTAAAGGAAAACCAGCAATAGCTTTTGGATCATTGGTAGATATTGATGTTAGAGTCTCTACTGTAGCAAATATTTCTAAGAATGTTGCTTATTCAGCAGTTCAAGTAATGAAAATAAATGCATACGAAAAGATTATTTACATAACACCTGAGCTATATTTAGTAGGTGCTCCTCAATCTTATTATGGTAAATCAGGTTGGGATGAAAAGAATGGACTTGGTCTGAAATACATTGGAGACCTTGAAGCAGGTACAAATGTTTTTGAAGGTTTTGTGAAAGTAAATGTTGGTGATGGATTTAAGTTTACTGGAGACGGAAAAACTTGGGAGCATGGTAACTATGGAACAGCTAGTTCTGTAGCTGCAATTTCTGGTGGGCAAGAATTTACTTTGATCGATGCAGGTACAAGTAGTGATCTTAAAATTGCTGAAATTGATGGTGCAGGATTGTACTATGTAAGAGTAGATTTAGATGCAATGAAGTGCAAAGTTATAAAAATGAATTGGGGAATCATTGGTGCTGCTACACCAGGTAGTTGGGATGGAGAAACTCCAATGGCTTATAAATTCTCGACTAATGAGTGGTCATACACAGCTACAAATATAACAGCAGGTGAAATGAAATTTAGATCTAAAAACACAAGTAACTTCATTCATGGATCTACTGAAGACTGGAAATTTAATGTAGGAGATTTATATTTTGTTGGTGATGGTGGAACAGGGAAGAATTTTACACCTAAGGCAGGTGCTAAGCCAACCATGATAATTGGTTTTGATGGAACGGCTACAGTTACAGGATTATAA
- a CDS encoding RagB/SusD family nutrient uptake outer membrane protein — MKFKSKIGIIGISLLAFACTDLEITDRDYLLGSEYPENAEQALRVSTPVFAGTQPMLDNGGWWFTQEITSDEAVAPTRGSDWDDSGKWRQLSRHTWTPTTDAIIQLYRMIYTSIPRANRAIELLKEGAEANPAVQQVLAQTEVSRAYYFYLAMDNFGDISFPRTFTGADEFPARTPRAEVFKQLVADVEGAIPYLADPVAGASASAINKGTAYALLAKLYLNAEVYTGTPMWQKASDACDKVIGMGYQLEASPLASFKTANETSKENIYTIAYDQDAFKGFNLHMRTLHGLSQLTFGMSTAPWNGFATLEAHYNTFQSTDLRKNMLLVGQQYTVAGDAINDPAADGAPLVFTPFIPELQMSNSVYSSAVVKMSGVRVAKWQVAPGAKENLSNDFAIFRLADIILMKAEALVRLNGAGAGDALVNQIRSRAEVPQLSGYTLTAILAERGRELMWEGHRRQDLIRFGKYTGIWWEKTDTDPNRNIFPIPEFAYLANKNLLPQNPGY, encoded by the coding sequence ATGAAATTTAAAAGTAAAATAGGTATAATTGGTATTAGCTTGTTAGCTTTTGCTTGTACTGATTTAGAAATAACAGATAGAGATTATCTATTAGGGAGTGAATATCCTGAGAATGCTGAACAGGCACTTAGAGTTTCAACGCCTGTTTTTGCAGGAACTCAACCTATGTTAGATAATGGAGGATGGTGGTTTACTCAAGAAATTACTTCTGATGAGGCTGTTGCTCCAACAAGAGGTTCGGATTGGGATGATAGTGGTAAATGGAGACAGTTAAGTAGACATACTTGGACTCCAACTACTGATGCAATTATACAGTTGTATAGAATGATTTATACTTCAATTCCAAGAGCGAATAGAGCTATTGAGTTGTTGAAGGAAGGTGCTGAAGCGAACCCTGCAGTTCAACAAGTTCTTGCGCAAACAGAAGTTTCCAGAGCTTATTATTTTTATTTGGCAATGGATAATTTTGGGGATATTTCATTTCCTAGAACTTTTACAGGAGCAGATGAATTTCCAGCAAGAACACCTAGAGCAGAAGTTTTTAAGCAGTTAGTAGCAGATGTTGAAGGGGCAATACCTTATTTAGCTGATCCAGTTGCAGGTGCTAGTGCTAGTGCTATTAATAAAGGAACTGCTTATGCATTGTTGGCTAAATTATATTTAAATGCTGAAGTGTATACAGGAACTCCAATGTGGCAAAAGGCTTCTGATGCTTGTGATAAAGTAATCGGAATGGGATACCAATTAGAAGCAAGCCCATTGGCTTCTTTTAAAACGGCTAATGAAACATCTAAAGAAAACATCTATACCATTGCTTATGATCAAGATGCTTTTAAAGGTTTTAATCTTCATATGAGAACTTTACATGGATTGTCTCAATTGACATTCGGAATGAGTACTGCTCCTTGGAATGGTTTTGCTACACTTGAGGCGCATTATAATACTTTTCAGAGTACAGATTTGAGAAAAAATATGTTGTTAGTTGGTCAGCAATATACTGTTGCGGGTGATGCAATAAATGATCCAGCAGCAGATGGTGCTCCATTAGTATTTACTCCTTTTATTCCAGAGTTGCAGATGTCTAATAGTGTATATTCTAGTGCAGTTGTAAAAATGTCTGGAGTTAGAGTTGCTAAATGGCAAGTTGCTCCAGGAGCAAAAGAGAATTTAAGTAATGATTTTGCAATTTTTAGATTGGCTGATATCATCTTGATGAAAGCTGAGGCGTTAGTAAGATTAAATGGAGCTGGTGCAGGAGATGCATTAGTAAATCAGATTAGATCTAGAGCAGAAGTTCCTCAATTGTCAGGGTATACACTTACGGCTATATTAGCTGAAAGAGGTAGAGAGTTGATGTGGGAAGGACACAGACGTCAAGATTTAATTCGTTTTGGTAAATATACAGGGATTTGGTGGGAAAAAACAGATACAGATCCTAATCGTAATATTTTTCCAATTCCAGAATTTGCTTATCTAGCTAATAAAAATTTATTACCACAAAACCCTGGATATTAA